One window of the Deltaproteobacteria bacterium genome contains the following:
- a CDS encoding prepilin peptidase, whose translation MIDTLPFSLIVSLTFLLGVVLGSFLNVCIYRLPKQESVVFPASHCRSCLRVLSWHENVPLLSYLVQHGRCRGCGERFSPRYFWIELLTAFLAIALVVRFGLTISALVYFGFVAALVTISVIDIDHFIIPNRISLPGIVAGLCSSFLLPTLTFWDSLIGAVAGAGILLAVFWSYYLVTHEEGLGMGDPKLLAMIGAFLGWQALGFTLFCASLTGSVIGLGLMLTSGADRKTALPFGPFLAFGAVCYLFFGEEIIGWYLGLL comes from the coding sequence ATGATCGACACGCTTCCTTTTTCCTTGATCGTCTCGTTGACCTTCCTGCTTGGGGTGGTGCTGGGCAGCTTCCTCAACGTCTGTATTTATCGATTGCCGAAACAGGAATCGGTGGTGTTTCCCGCCTCGCATTGTCGCTCGTGCCTGCGAGTATTGTCCTGGCACGAGAACGTGCCGCTCCTGAGTTATCTCGTCCAACACGGGCGTTGTCGCGGCTGCGGTGAGCGTTTTTCCCCTCGCTATTTCTGGATCGAACTGTTGACCGCCTTCCTGGCTATCGCTCTGGTAGTGCGCTTCGGTCTGACGATTTCCGCGCTGGTGTACTTTGGGTTTGTCGCGGCACTGGTAACGATCTCGGTCATCGACATCGATCATTTCATCATCCCGAACCGCATCAGCCTGCCGGGGATCGTGGCCGGACTCTGCTCGTCTTTCCTCTTGCCAACATTGACTTTCTGGGATTCGTTGATCGGTGCGGTGGCAGGTGCAGGTATCCTGCTCGCCGTCTTCTGGAGTTACTACCTCGTCACCCACGAAGAAGGGTTGGGCATGGGCGACCCGAAGCTGTTGGCCATGATCGGCGCTTTTCTCGGCTGGCAAGCGTTGGGGTTTACGCTCTTCTGCGCCTCGCTGACCGGGTCAGTGATCGGCCTGGGGCTGATGCTGACCAGTGGCGCCGACCGCAAGACCGCGCTCCCCTTCGGTCCGTTCCTGGCCTTCGGCGCGGTCTGTTATCTGTTCTTTGGCGAGGAAATCATTGGCTGGTATCTGGGCCTGCTGTGA